The proteins below come from a single Zea mays cultivar B73 chromosome 8, Zm-B73-REFERENCE-NAM-5.0, whole genome shotgun sequence genomic window:
- the LOC101027095 gene encoding NADPH quinone oxidoreductase 2: MEGSAAQAPGKTVLRVVAISGSLRRASANTGLIRAAAEICRESIPGLEVEHVDISELPLLNTDLEGPGPGAFPAAVEAFRGKVRAADCFLFASPEYNYSISGPLKNALDWGSRPPNCWGDRAAAILSASGGSGGSRSQYHVRQVGVFLDLHFVNKPEVFTRAHQPPSKFDDDGNLVDPDTKDQVTKVLLALQALALRLHLGKLAVAAHSS; this comes from the exons ATGGAAGGCTCGGCGGCACAGGCGCCGGGGAAGACCGTCCTGAGGGTGGTGGCGATCTCCGGCTCGCTGCGCAGGGCGTCGGCCAACACCGGCCTCATCCGCGCCG cCGCGGAGATCTGCAGGGAGTCGATCCCGGGGCTGGAGGTGGAGCACGTGGACATCTCGGAGCTGCCGCTGCTGAACACCGACCTGGAGGGCCCGGGCCCCGGCGCGTTCCCGGCGGCCGTCGAGGCGTTCCGCGGCAAGGTGCGCGCCGCCGACTGCTTCCTGTTCGCGTCGCCCGAGTACAACTACTCCATCTCGGGCCCGCTCAAGAACGCGCTGGACTGGGGGTCGCGCCCGCCCAACTGCTGGGGCGACAGGGCCGCCGCCATCCTCAGCGCGTCGGGCGGGTCGGGGGGCAGCCGCTCGCAGTACCACGTCCGCCAGGTCGGCGTCTTCCTCGACCTCCACTTCGTCAACAAGCCCGAGGTGTTCACCAGGGCGCACCAGCCGCCCAGCAAGTTCGACGACGACGGCAACCTCGTCGACCCGGACACCAAGGACCAGGTCACCAAGGTGCTCCTGGCGCTGCAGGCTCTCGCGCTCAGGCTGCACCTGGGGAAGCTCGCTGTTGCTGCACACTCTTCTTga